One Nicotiana sylvestris chromosome 12, ASM39365v2, whole genome shotgun sequence genomic window carries:
- the LOC104233989 gene encoding patatin-17-like gives MATMGSFFILFFLVLTTTGSTISVVGEMVTVLSIDGGGIKGIIPATVLSFLESQLQELDNDENARLADYFDVIAGTSTGGILTTMISAPNEKGRPFSAAKDIVSFYFEHGPKIFPPGAWPPILAPKYDGKYLHKVLQDKLGETRLHQTLTNVVIPTFDMKKFQPTIFTKSEIANSPHLDAKMSDICIGTSAAPTYFPPYYFENDDGKGNQYEFNLIDGGVVAANPALVALSTVTYSAETDPSFAYIKPLDVKNILLLSLGTGTTADFAGKYTAQEAANWGLISWLFHNNSNPLRDMQSEASATMNDYYIATIYRALGAETNYLRIEENALTGTTTQMDNATEANMNLLKQIGENLLKKPASNGNSETNEEALKRFAKLLSERKKLRANKASQ, from the exons ATGGCAACTATGggatctttttttattttattttttttggtactGACAACTACTGGATCAACAATCTCTGTGGTGGGAGAAATGGTGACTGTTCTTAGCATTGATGGAGGTGGCATTAAAGGCATCATCCCTGCTACTGTTCTTTCTTTTTTGGAAAGCCAACTCCAG GAATTAGACAATGATGAAAATGCAAGACTTGCAGATTACTTTGATGTGATTGCGGGGACAAGTACAGGTGGCATATTGACCACTATGATAAGTGCTCCAAATGAAAAGGGTCGTCCCTTCTCTGCGGCCAAAGATATTGTATCATTTTACTTCGAGCATGGCCCTAAGATTTTTCCACCTGG GGCCTGGCCTCCCATTTTGGCCCCCAAATATGATGGAAAATATCTTCACAAAGTTCTGCAAGATAAGTTGGGAGAGACTCGTTTGCATCAGACTTTAACAAATGTTGTTATTCCAACCTTTGACATGAAAAAATTTCAGCCAACAATATTCACCAAGTCGGAG ATAGCAAACTCTCCTCATTTGGATGCTAAGATGTCTGACATATGCATTGGCACCTCGGCAGCTCCAACTTATTTTCCTCCATATTACTTTGAGAATGATGATGGTAAAGGAAATCAGTATGAGTTTAATCTTATTGATGGTGGTGTTGTTGCTGCCAATCCG GCCTTAGTTGCCCTAAGCACAGTAACCTACAGTGCGGAAACGGATCCATCATTTGCTTATATCAAGCCATTGGACGTCAAAAACATTCTGCTGCTCTCGTTAGGGACCGGCACTACTGCTGATTTTGCTGGGAAATACACAGCACAGGAGGCAGCTAATTGGGGTCTTATTTCCTGGCTGTTTCATAATAATTCGAATCCTCTTCGTGATATGCAATCTGAAGCAAGTGCTACCATGAATGATTATTACATTGCCACCATCTATCGAGCTCTTGGTGCTGAAACGAATTACCTCAGGATTGAA GAAAATGCATTAACTGGCACTACAACCCAAATGGATAATGCTACAGAGGCTAATATGAACTTATTGAAACAAATTGGTGAAAACTTGTTGAAGAAACCAGCTTCCAATGGGAATTCTGAAACCAATGAGGAAGCTCTAAAGAG GTTTGCAAAATTACTCTCAGAAAGGAAGAAACTCCGAGCAAACAAAGCTTCTCAATAA